ccagcctggccaacatggtgaacaactccatctctactgaaaatgcaaaaacttaccaggcatggtagcatgcacctgtattcccaggtgCTTCGggggctaagatgggaggatcacttgagcagggaaggttgaggctgcagtgagctatgattgcgccactgcactccagcctgggcgacagaggaaaaAAGTAATCTGAGGCTGCAAAGAACAGGATCCTCAGTGCTGTCCCCCTAGACCCATAGACCAGAACGTAAAGCCTGCAGAGGGATTGGGCAGACCCTGTAGTACCAGCCACCCACACTACTGTTGGACCTGGGAGGACCAGAGGCAGCAGGTGTCAGGGTGGGGACAGGCACAGCACTTGGAGTCATGTACAGGTTTCCAGGGTGCAGAGTCCTTTTGGATCAATGTggattctcctcctcctcctctttctcttcctcctcttccagaaggccctccccatctccccagtCAGAAAGCAGCCACCTCCCATTCTGGTGAGGTTCCTGCTGGATGATTTGCCCTGTCTTCCTTCAGTGCTCCATGGAAACTGGAATTTTAAGAAACTGGTAGAGAAGTCACAAATGCTTTATGTCAACCTCAGTCACACAGTGTGACTTTGGGCCTCAATTTCCCTAGCTCTAAAACCCAAGTCTTGGCTGCCTTGTCTCTGACTCTCTGCAGAGGACAGCAGCCACActggagatttttttgtttttgtttttgaggttgagtctcactctattgcccaggctggggtgcagtggcaccatctcaactcactgcaacctctgccttctgggttcaagcaattcttgtgcttcagtctcctagctgggattataggtgtgccccaccacacccagctaatttttgcattttcagtagagacagggtttcaccatgttggccaggctggtctccaattcctggcctcaagtgattcgcccacctcgggctcccaaagtgcaggaattacagatgtgagccactgcgccaggcccccACTGGAGATTCTTGAGATTCTGAAAGGGACAGGTTCCCTGGGAACTGAGAAAGTCTCTAATTTCCACCTGGAGCTCCCCTCAGTCCTAGAGGTCTAATAATCTATGTGACGTGAAAGGATTCTAGAgcattctttcttctatttttttcccacagGTGGTCAGTTTCTGGGTCTGCATGGCTCAGTAGAGGATGAAGTCCAACCCCCCAGGCTCCTCCCCAGAGGCCTGCAAAGCTGCAGGCCAGGGTGAGAAGAGCTGCCCTGTTTGCCAGGCCTGTGGAGAGGTCTCGGGTCCAAGGTCTGGTTTAGGGTCTGAGTCAGGGCCTGCACCAAAGCCTGGTGCCATTCCAGGGTCTGGACTGGGGCCCAAAGCTATTCCAGGGCCTCAGGCGGGTTCTGGTGCTGCTCCAAGGCCTGGTGCTGTTTCAGGGACTGGACCAGGTCAAGGACCTGGGCCAGGAGCTGGGTCAGTACCTGGACCAGGAGCTGGGTCTGTACCTGGGCCAGGAACTGGGTCTATACCTGGTCTAGGAGCTGGGTCTACACCTGGGCCAGGAGCTGGGTCTGTACTTGGGCCAGGAGCTGGTTCTGGACCTGGTCTAGGAGCTGGGTCTGTACCTGGGCCAGGAGCTGGGTCTGTACCTGGTCTAGGAGCTGGGTTGGGACATGGTCTAGGAGCTGGGCCAGAAGCTGGGTCAGTACCTGGGCCAGGAGCTGGGTCTACACCTGAGCCAGAGCTAGGACCTGGGCTCAGACAGGGGTCTGGGACTGGGCCCAAACCCAGTGAGTCAACAACAACCCCAACACCAGCGCCGCAGCAGAAGACTCAAGCCAAACCCACAAAGGTTGCCAGGCGGAAGGTTCTGGTGACTGGAGGAGGAGGCTACCTGGGCTTTAGCCTGGGATCTCACCTGGCCAAGAGTGGCACTCCTGTCATTCTGCTTGACCGCTGCAGACCCCAGTGGGAACTGTCCCCGGAAACCGAGTTCATCCAGGTACAAGGAACAAGGGTCTTAATAGACTGGGGTAGTGGTGATGCTCAGGAGCCAGTGTTTGATGTGAAACCTGTGGTGTGGGGTTTAGGGGCACAGACCCTGAAGCCAGACTGTTTGAGCTATAGCTCTGGCTCCAGTGCTACCAGCTGGGCAGCTGTGGTCACAGAAAGGGGACAATAGTAACTAACACTGACTTCACAGGGTCTCACTGGGAGTTGATGAAATAGTACACATAAACCTAGCACAGCCCCTGTGACCTAGAGAGTGTGATGAATGAGCAGGGGATGATGCTCATAGTGCCCTGTAGGATTATTTAGTGAATCCTTCCCCACCAGCCTTTCCTGATGCTACAGAGGCTTGTACTGGGCTGGGTCAGGAGGCCAGCTCTGAGACCAAGCAAGGTGCAGAGGTGTTATCTCTTGCCTTGGACTTGAACCCCCTGCCCTCATCTCTTTTTCCTCTGGTACAGGCTGACGTCCGAGATGAAGAAGCCCTGTACCGTGCCTTCAAAGGGGTGGACTGTGTCTTCCACATGGCTTCCTATGGAATGTCTGGGGCTGAGAAGGTGGGCTCCTCACACACAACACCTGGAGTTAGACAGAGTGGGGTTCCAGTTCTGGCCCTGCCCTCAGGCCCATGCATTCCCTATCATGCTTCACCTACTGTAGGAAGGACTTGGGCTACTCCCACTCTACATCCTGCATCCTTGAGACCAAATACCAGTTCAGCcatttggctttgtttttgtttttgtttttttgagaccgagtctcactctgtcacccaggctggagtgcagtggcacaatctcagctcactgcaacttccatctcccaggttcaagtgcttctcctgcctcagccttccgagtaactgggattacaggtaccaccaacacgcctagctaatttttgtatttttagtagaaacggggtttcaccatgttggccaggctggtctcaaactcctgacctcaggtgatccacctgccttggcctcccaaagtgctgggattacaggcatgagccactgcacccggccccagtTCTGCCATTTCATAACTGTGTTATCTAGGGCAagtttatttaacctctctgatcctctTTCATCGTCTGGAAAGTGAGGATATTACTATTAGTAACAACCTCTTCAGAGAGCGATGTAATAGTATCCACCAAAACATACGTACACCCGTTGCCTCAGAAATTACACTCATTTGTGTATTTGCAGCattgtttttaataacaaaacACCAGAAATAACCCATCAGTTGAGgactatttaaataaattgtgtTTTACAGTCAAATTCTATGCAGCCATTCAAAAGAAAGAGGTAACTCAAAGTGTGCAGGTTAAAAAAACAGTTTCCAAGGTGCAAAGCAGTGTTTGGCATTCTCCTGTTTGTTTCCAAAAAAAGCTAAAGAAACTGTTTATTTCTATACTCACATATGCTTATATGCTGATATTAACGAGAATAGATTATCTCGAGAAACACTGGAAATTTAACAGTGGCTGCCTCtggggagggaaaaggaagattTGGAATCAGGAGTGGGAGGGAAACTTCTTTTTCACCATACACCCATTTTACTGTTCGAATTCTTTTTAACCTTGATCATGTTGCCTATGAAACAAAAACAGCTGCAACACGAATAAAtatagagccaggcatggtggctcacacctgtaatcccagcactttgggaggccaaggtgggaggattgcttgagcccaggagttcgagaccagtctgggcaacataatgagacctccccatctctatttaaaaataataaaagtaaattttattatttttatttatttatttatttttgagacagagtttcactctgtctccaaggctggagggtagtggtgcgatctcagttcactgcagcctccacctcccagattcaatcaattatcctgagtagctgagattacagtcacatgccaccacacctggctaatttgtgtatttttagtagagatggggttttgccatgttgctcaggctgatctcaaactcctgacctcaagtgatccacctgcctcgacctcccaaagtgctgggattacaggcatgagataccacgcctggccaaaaatttttaagagaataaatataggctggacgcagtggctcatgcctgtaatcccaacactttgagaggccaaggcgggtggatcacctgaggtcaggagttcgagaccatcctgacctatgtgatgaaaccccatctctactaaagacaaaaacattagccaggtgcggtggcacatgcctgtaatcccagctacttgggaggctgaggcaggagaatcgtttgaacccgggaggcagaggttgcagtgagccaagactgcaccactgcactccaccctgggcaacaagagctaaactctatctcaaaaaaaaaaataataaatatagctTAAAAATAAGCATGGAGCTCATCTCCTGGTgtgatgagaattaaatgagatcgtGGATCGGGAAGCTCTCGCCCTGTCCCTGGCCCACAGGAGCCCTCATAGCCACCTGGTTTTTGCTTTTCACACCCCAGCTCCCTCCTGAGGGCCCAGCCCATATCACCATGTTCAccttacagatagggaaactgaggctttgagagCAGGTTCTGAGCCTGTCTTCTGCGCCAGTGATTGTGCCAGGTCCTCTCAAATGTCGTATTGAGTCCCGCCCACCACCCAGGGGAGGAGGTTTGCCCTCACTTTACAGATTAGGTTGCTGAGGGCCAGATGTGGGGGCAGAACCTTCCCTGGCCACCCAGGAAGATGGTGGCAGAGCCAGGCACCCACACTCCAGGTGGGCCTTCGGGATCCCTGTCTCTGAGGTGAACATCCTGCTGCCCTGTCCCACCTGACCCCAAGCGCAGCCTTCCAGCCTCAGCAAGAAGGCATGGATAGCACCATGACTTTCTCACCTGTCTTGTGTTTTAGCTGCAGAAAGAGCAGATTGAGTCTATAAATGTCGGAGGCACCAAACTAGTGATTGATGGTAGGTGCTCAGAACCAGGTATGACCTGCTGTGCAtctccccctctctcccttctcctgctGCAGGCCCAGCTCCCAGAGTGTagggctgggagacagaggtggggcCCTCCTGCCATCAATGGGAAGGGCTGGGGGCAGCACACCCCTTGTGCACTGCAGACCTGCCCAGGGCCCCGCATGAGTGTGTCAGTGTGGTCTTAGCATGTCTGGGAACATGGGTACCAGAGTTACCTCTGAGGGCTTAggggatggaaaaagaaaagttgccgaggctggctgggcacggtggctcacgcctgtcatcccagcactgtgtgaAGCCGacaggggtggatcacctgaggtcaggagttcgagactagcctggccaacatggtgaaaccctgtctctattaaaaatacaaaaaaattagcagggcatattggtgcatgcctgtagtcccagctactcaggaggctgaggcaggagaatcgcttgaatctgagaggcagaggttgcagtgagccgagatcgcaccaccgctctacagcctgggtaacaagagcaaaactccgtctcaaaataaataaataaataaataaataaataaataaataaataaataaataaaNNNNNNNNNNaaataaataaataaataaataaataaataaataaataaataaataaaatttaaaaataaataaataaggctgggcgtggtggctcacgcctgtaatcccagcactttgggaggccgaggcaggcggatcaactgaggtcgggagttcgggactagcctgaccaacatggagaaaccctgtttctactaaaaatacaaaattagcagggcgtggtggcacatgcctgtaatcccagctactggggaggctgaggcaggagaatcacttgaacacaggaggcggaggttgtggtgagccgagattgtgccattgcactccagcctgggcaacaagagtgaaactccgtctcaatcaatcaatcaatcaatcaatcgatAAAAAGTTGCTGAAGCACCAAAATCGAAGACCCATGTGTGGGCTGCCTGGACATGTCCTGCCTTATCCCGTATGTCTCTGATTCTAGAGTGCCTTTTTCTATGTCTCCATCCAGTGAGACCTTCTTCTGACCTGTCTCTGGCAAGGTAGCCCAGGGGTCCAAGCCACAGTGAGAAAGAATAAGGAGCAGGCCTGGCTCCCAGAGGCCCACGGAGCAGGAACTTGACCTGCACCCTAAGTTAAGGGCAGAAGACTCTTCCCTCCTGAACAGCTGTAGATTCTGGGAGGGTCCCGGGGGTCCAAGTTGTGCATTGAAAACTTGTTGGAGATCTGCATGGCACCTCGTTAGCCGACTCCATACTCACATGTGTCCCATGTGTcccgtgtgtgtgtctgtgtctttgcacgtgtgtgtgtgtatttgttgcTATGTGCACCTGCTGCTGCAGTCTGTGTTCGCCAGCGGGTTCCAAGGCTCATCTATACCAGCACTGTCAACGTTGCATTTGGCGGGAAGCCCATAGAGCAGGGCGATGAGGACTCCGTGCCATATTTCCCATTGGACGAGGTACCTGTCTTCTGGGAGAGGTGGGCGGGGCCCGCGGGCCGGGACCCACAACTCAGAGGGTAGGAATGGGTGGAAGCAAGGTTGGTTTCACAACTCAGGATGCGTCCTAGCAGGAAGGGGCCCCCAAAACTGGCTGGCATCAGCACTCCCCAACCTGGCCACATTCTACCCATGTGATCCTGACCCTGAGCAAATCACTTAAGCCCTTTGagcctctgttttgttttttgttgtttttttactttttctttttttcttttttttgttttttttttttttgagacggagtctcgctctgtcgcccaggctggagtgcagtggcgtgatctctgctcactgcaagctctgcctcccggattcatgccatcctcctgcctcagcctcccaagtagctgggactacaggtgccgaccaccacgtccggctaattttttgtatttttagtagagacagggtttcaccgtgttagccaagatggtcagtatctcctgacctcatgatccgcctgcctcggcctcccagagtgctgggattacaggcgtgagccaccgcgcctggctttttttctttttgttgagacagagtctcactctgtcaccaggctggagtgcagtggcgtgattttggctcactacaacctccacctcccaggttaaagcgattctcctgcctcagcctcccaagtagctgggattacaggtgcacaccaccacaaccagccaatttttgtatttttagtagagacagggtttcaccatgttggccaggatgttctccatctcctgacctcatgaactgccagcctcagcctcccaaagtgctgggattacaggcggtttttgttttgttttgttttgagacaaggtcttgctttgctctgtcactcagactggagtgcagtggcaggatctcagctcactgcaacctccacctccggggttcaagtgattctcctgcctcagcctccccagtagctgggactacaggcgcacaccaccacgcccagctaacttttgtatttttagtggatacaggtttctttttttttttttttttttttttttgaggcagagtctcgctctgtcgcccagactggagtgcagtggccggatctcagctcactgcaaactccgcctcccaggttcacgccattctactgcctcagcctcccgagtagctgggactacaggcgctcgccacctcgtccggctagttttttgtattttttagtagagacggggtttcactgtgttagccaggatggtttcgatctcctgacctcgtgatccgcccgtctccgcctcccaaagtgctgggattacaggcttgagccaccgcgcccggccggatacaggtttcattgtgttgcccaggctggtctcaaactcctgggctcaatctatcctccctcctgggcctcccaaagtgctgggattacaggcatgagccactgcacccagaaaagcctctgtttcttcatcccAGCATGGTAACACTACTGCCATGGGGTTGTGCAGAGCAGGAAGTAAGATAACCAATGTGAAAATGCCATGTGAACACAAAAGAGCCATGTGTAGGTAATTCATCCAGCGTGTGTCCAGCATCAGCCTTGCAAGGACAGGTGTCTGGGGCCAGCAGGAGTCTCCCTGAGTTGGGCTGCCCCTAGTCATTGTTACTGCTCTGAACCCAGTGCTCCTCTGCTCCTGTGGCTCTGGAAGGAGATGTACTGTTCTCCCACCCGGGGGAGAGGAAAGGCCATGGGGCTCGGGGCTTGGCCATATCCCAGTGGGAGTCCCAAGGGAAGGTGCAGCCctggggctgggccaggctgggcaaGCATTGCCAGCAGCATTGCTGACCCTCTCTGGTGGTTCTGTTTTTCCTGGCCTCTGGCAGCACATAGACCACTACTCCCGAACCAAAGCCATCGCCGACCAATTGACCCTCATGGCCAATGGGACGCCTCTCCCAGGTGAGTATCATGGGGCTCTGCTTATACCAAATGCACCTGCCCACTGCTGCCTCGTCCAAAATACCTGTGTGATTCATACTGACATGTGACTGAGATCCACTTTCCTCCCAAAGGATGGTTTCCCAGGGTCTTGCCCATTCATCATTCAGCACATTCTGAACACCTGCTATGTGGCTGCACCCCGCCAGGGATACAGCCCAGAAGTCAGGCCCAGTGTCTGCCCTTACATAGCTCACAGTCAGGTGGCAAAGAGACTTGAGCAAACCCAGGTCTGGCTCTCTTTTCTCCTGCATAGGAGCGGATCCAGCTTTAGGGTCTCTCTTTAGACAAAAGAGCACCAAATTATGAGTGTGGAATGAGATATAACACTTTGGAGGGGCCTTGCAAGGGAGAGGCCCAAAGGCTCGAACTTCAATAACTTCCCAGAAGAGTCTACCTTGGctgtcttatttatttgtttgttttagagataaggtcttgctctgttgcccaggctggagtggaatggcacaatcatagcttactgcagccttgaactcctgggcttaagtaatcctcctgcctctgcctcccaggtggctgaaactgcaggtgtgtgccaccacaccaggcttattttaaatttttttaatagtgaTGGGATCTCAcgatgtcatccaggctggtctcaaactcctggcctcaagtgatcttcctgcctcggactccgaaatgctgggattacaggcataagccaccatgcctggccttggctGCCTTTTTATATTGCCTCTTCTGGTTATAGACGAGTAATAATAGAATGCAAAAAGTCCATATTTCTTGAATGCACACTACATGCCAGGCCCTATTTtgcatgctatttttttctttaaaatacaattcttaatctcttatttttttttttttttttctttgagaaggagtcttgctctgtcacccaggctgcagtgcaatggtatgatcttggctcactgcaacctccgcctcctgggttcaagcgattctcctgcctcagcctcccaagtagctgggattacaggtgcatgccaccacacctggctaatttttgtatttttagtagagatggggtttcaccatgttggtcaggctggtctggaactgctgacctcaagtgatccacctgccttggcctcccaaagtgctggcattataggcatgggagtccgtgaaccaccgcacccagccccattctttattctacttttccctttttaattttatctcatATTTTTTTCAGGGACTCTCCTCCCACAGGTTGCTAACTTTATATGCAAAGGTCAAATTAACCCTTCACAACACGCCTTTTAGGTAAAAACCATAGGTATCCCTTGCTTTCTAAACTTCAGAGCCAAATTTATTCAGATAAATTTCGTGCTATCCAAATTATCACTACTtaggctggtgcggtggctcacgcctgtaatctcagcactttgggaggcagaggtggatggatggcttgagtttaggagttcaagaacagcctggagaacatggtaaaaccctgtctgtgcaaaatacatatattttgtactatatatatatatagctttctaaaattcagaaagtaaaaagaatCAGATAACTTGGTTTCCCTTCACTATCAAACTCTCTGAACTTGAGAGCCAAGTGGATTTGGAGAGTTGGGGGGCTTAAAAATTATAATCCtcactgggtgcggtggctcacacctgtaatcccagcattttgggaggccaaggcagcagatcacaaggtcaggagtttaagaccagcctagccaatatggtgaaaccccgtctctactaaaaatatgaaaaaattagatgggcatggtggtacgtccctgtagtctcagctacttgggaggctgaggcaggagaatcccttggacccaggggggcagaggttgcagtgagccgagatcgtgccactgcactccagcctgggtgacagagcaagactccatctcaaaaataataataataataatcctcaatgtacaggtgagaaaacagacaGATGAACTGACCTCACTCAAGATCATCCTGCTGTTAggtggtagagatgggatttgaacccCAGGAGAGTTTTACACCAGAGCCTGGGGCTTAATCACTGTGCAGCGCTGCAGCCCCAGCTGAGCAGGTCCCTGAGCACTGACTCTTTTCCCTAAAATcttccccatcccccaacccccaccccactccccatcaTCCTGAGCCAGTCAGGCCTGGACCCCTGATCCCAGTAGAAATATCCAGCTGCTCTCCCAGAGGTTTCAACCTTGTGCAGTTGAATACTATTTTCTCTACCTGGGGCCTCTGCTGGCCAACCCAGCAGCCTGTACTCTAGACACCTAATCCTCCAGCCAAGAATTATTTATACGAGCATCTGCAGCTTTCCACGGTCAGGAGAGTCATAGATACCCTGGCCCTCCGTGAAGTAGCTGTCCAATGCCCCGCCTGCCAACGTCAGCTGCAACCCAACCTCCCCCCACTATGCCCAGGTGACCCAGAGTTTAAAATTAGCTGCAGGCTGTTTACAGGAAAGCTCACCTGATACCTGCCTTCCAGGAGTCCAGCTGCAGTCACCTGGGGTCATTTCCACTCCCTACTATCCAAGCGGGTTCCTGAGACTGTTTTTCTGACTCAGTGCAGTTCCAGCATAGTCCTGGAAGCACAGTCCTGAGGCGTGCAGATCCTAGCTCAGTGTTAATGCAGTTATGTCCTCCCGTCTTCTGTCTCTGGGTGTGTTAGTatcctgtggctgctgtgacaGATGATGCCACCCAAATTtgatgacttaaaacaacagaaatgggccgggcatggtggctgacacctgtaatcccagcaatttgtgaggccaagatgtgaggattgcttgagcccaggatttcaagaccagcccgggcaacatggcaaaactctgtctccacaaaaaaaaatacaaacattgtctggtgtggtggtgcacgcctgtacttccagctactcgggaggcagaggtgggaggatcacctgagcccagggaagtcaagatggcagtgagctgtgaccctctctcaaaaacaaatgaacaaaagacaaTCATTTATTCCCTCACCGTCCTGGAGGccagtctgaaatcaaggtgtcagctgggaGGCACTCCCAGAGGCTCAGGTAGGCCGcactccttcctctttttttcctttgaggcagagtctcactctgttgcccaggctggagtgcagtggcgtgatcttggctgactgcaacctccgcctcctgggttcaagcaattctcctgcctcagcctcctgagtagttgggattacacgcatgtgccaccatgcctggctaatttttatatttttagtagagatggggtttcaccagttggccaggctagtctcaaactcctgacctcacgtgatccacccaccttggcctcccaaagtgctgggattacaggcaacagccaccgtgcctggcctgcactccttccttgtttcttccagtttctggtggcCCCAGGCATTACTTGGTTTGTGGCTGCATCgctccagcccctgcctccgCCTTCACATCACCTTCTCCTCTTTTCCATCTGTCTCTTCTCTGTGAGTCTTTTAAGGACACTTACCATTGGATAGAGGGCCTCCCTGGATATCTCAGGAAGATCTCATCTCGAGATCCTCAAtgacatctgcaatgaccctttTTCCAACTAAGGTGACATCCACAGATTTGGGGGCatggacatatcttttgggggcCACCATTTAACCCACTGCATGGGGCCTCAAGGTAAAGTGAGGGGCTCAGAGGATGTAGCAGTCAGGGCATTTGGTTATGACCCAGAGACACTGGCCCTGGCTCATTTATGGGGGAAAGGGAACTTATCTTAGA
The genomic region above belongs to Piliocolobus tephrosceles isolate RC106 chromosome 17, ASM277652v3, whole genome shotgun sequence and contains:
- the SDR42E2 gene encoding putative short-chain dehydrogenase/reductase family 42E member 2 isoform X1, with amino-acid sequence MKSNPPGSSPEACKAAGQGEKSCPVCQACGEVSGPRSGLGSESGPAPKPGAIPGSGLGPKAIPGPQAGSGAAPRPGAVSGTGPGQGPGPGAGSVPGPGAGSVPGPGTGSIPGLGAGSTPGPGAGSVLGPGAGSGPGLGAGSVPGPGAGSVPGLGAGLGHGLGAGPEAGSVPGPGAGSTPEPELGPGLRQGSGTGPKPSESTTTPTPAPQQKTQAKPTKVARRKVLVTGGGGYLGFSLGSHLAKSGTPVILLDRCRPQWELSPETEFIQADVRDEEALYRAFKGVDCVFHMASYGMSGAEKLQKEQIESINVGGTKLVIDVCVRQRVPRLIYTSTVNVAFGGKPIEQGDEDSVPYFPLDEHIDHYSRTKAIADQLTLMANGTPLPGGGTLRTCVLRPPGIYGPEEQRHLPRVAGHIKKRLFMFRFGDRKARMNWVHVHNLVQAHVLAAEALTAAKGYVASGQAYYINDGESVNLFEWMAPLFEKLGYSQPWIQVPTSWVYLTAAVMERLHLALRPICCLPPLLTRSEVRSVAVTHTFQIAKARAQLAYAPDKFRFADAVELYVQSTTLRPRGSTARTLLRLLLGLLFFLGLLALALHFLGLQPLHASVERL